In Oceanidesulfovibrio indonesiensis, the sequence TCAATGGCCCTCAGGATGGAGGATGCGTTGCCGGGGCGCCCACACCCTCCACGGCGTGGCACAGAGCAGCCGCAGCGGCGTCAGCCTGTTTGGAATCGAGCATTCCGCCGGTCTGCTCACGCACCGAGAAGGCCACGGTGAGCTCCGGACCCCGCAAAGCCAGCTTTGCCTGGCAGACATCCACGTCCGCATCGCGCAGGGCGCAGGCCATATCATACAGCACGCCGTATCGCGCCGGCACAGAGACCTCGATGACGGTGTAAACCCGCGACAACTCATGCTTCAGTACGGCCGAGCACGGTATGCCTGTCGGTTCCGGCGGCGCCAGGGGCGAGGTCCTTCGCTCGGCCAGCCGGTACGCAAGATCCAGCCGTCCAGCCGAGGCTTCCCGGATATGTGCGGACAACCTGGAGAAGACCTCCTCGGGATACAGCGCATCCGGCATTCCGCCCACGGTGAAGATATCCACGGCCGTTCCGTCTGCGAGGGTGAAGACGTCCGCTGCATGCAGGACGAGTTGCTGCAGGGCCATCGCGCCGGTGAAGGTGGCGAACAGTCCCGGCGCGTCCTGCGCGAACAGCGTGATGCGGTGCAGCCCCTGTCCGGCCGGCTCGGCGAGTATGCGATTCACGCCCAGGCCGCCCCGGCCCGAAGGTTTGCGCCGGAAATCCTCGGCAAGGTCCGCCTTGAGGCGCTCGATCTCCTCCATGTGCCGGACGATTTCCGCGGCATCGCGCGTCAGCAGGTAGCGGGGCGGCATGCGGTCCAGCCAGCGTTCCACGTCTGCCGGCTCGAACCGGCCTTTGGCTTCCTGCCGGACCTTGTCCCGGGCGGACATGAGCGCCTGGGCGGCGTGCGGCGCTGCAAGCGGCCCCACTGCCAGCATGTGGTCCACCATGTCCACGAGCTCGCGCAGCAGACTCGCAAGCCAGGCGTTCCAGGCGGTGGGGCCCGTGGCCCTGGCGTCGGCGATGGTCAGCAACATGAGCGCTGCCAGGTGTTCTCGGCTGCCCACCTGGGCCGCGATCTTCGCAATGACTGATTCCTCGGCCAGATCCTCCCTGAGCGCGGTGAGGGAAAGCAGCAGATGATTGCCCACGAGAAATCTGATGCGTTCTGCGACCTCCACCGACTCGTCCCGACGCTCCATGATGGCGGCCATGATTCGCTCGCCCTCGGCTTCGTGATCCGGATGCGGCTTGCCCACATCGTGCAACAAGGCGGCCATGGCGAATTCTTCCGGACTGTACGCTTCCAACGCCCGGCCGACCAACTCGGCCAGCCAGTCGGCAGGCATGTCCGCTGCCGGCGGTTCGGAATCCGCATTATCGCCCAAAAGCCCGCGCATCTCCCGCACCGTTTCCAGGGCATGGCGGCCCTGGGTATGGGTGTGGAATCCGTCGTAATGGACAAGAGCCTGTATACGGCCGAACTCGGGTATCAACGCGCCGAGCACGCCCGTTTCGAAGCACTCCTCAAGAAAGACCATGCACCCGGGCGTTGCCATGATGCCGGGGAGACGCTCCAGCACCGGCTCGAAATCTTTCGCCCCGCCGCCTGCCAGAGCATGGCGTATCCGCCGGCGTTGGGCCAGGGTCAGCGGTTCACCCGTGGACGCTGCAAAGAACAGCAGCTCCGACGGCCGCAAGTCTTCCTGATGTCGCACTGCGGTTGATGAGCTTTCCCATACGCGCCAGAACTGCACCCAGCCTGCGCGGACTACGTATGCCGCCTCGTGGGCCATGGCGATGAAGCGTTCGCCGGCTATGGCCGGGTCCTCAGTCGTGATGCCGCAGGCCCGGGCGTAGTCCGGGGCCTCGTCGAGCACCAGCCTGTTGCGCTTGCTGCGGGCAAGGCGTTGGAGTGCGCACCGGGCGCGCAGGAGCGCTTTTCGGGCGGATTCCAGTTCGGCGCGGTCCTCTACGCCGAAGAATTCGCGTAGTGGATGACCGTTTGCCGCACCCTCCGGATACAGCTTCAACAACCAGAACATTGTCTGCACATCGCGCAAACCGCCGCGGCCATTCTTGAGGTCCGGGGCCATGAGCATTGCCGCGTCGCCATAATCCGCCGCCCGTTCGGCCGCCGCCTGACGCAACGCATCGGCGAGTGTGTCGCATCGTCTCGCTGCGTCCCGTCCCAGCGCAGTGTTCAACTCCGTAAACAATTTCCGGCTGCCGGCTATGTAGCGGGCATCCAGATGCGCGGTCGCCGCGGCCAGATCGTCCTGCGCAAGCTCGATGCATTCGCGCACGGTTCGCACGCCGTGCCCGACCTCGAACCCCTCGTCCCATAGAGGATGCAGGATATGGCCGGCGATGCGCTCCACGGCTTCCGCCGACTGCGCATTTTCTTGCACAAGCAGGAGGATATCCACGTCCGAGCGCGGGCAGAGCTCCTTCCTGCCATACCCCCCCAGAGCGACAACGGCGACCTGTACGTTCCTCCCGAAGCTATCAGCCACAGTGCCCTTTTCTTGGGAAGCGCTTATACCGGGCGCAAACGAATGCGCCCCGCGAGACGGTCCGCGGACCGCCTCGCCGAGGCGCAGCTTCAGATATCGATCCATGGCCAGAGCCGCTTTTTCCCAGGGGCGTCCCGCTTTGCCGGGGGCCTTCCCGGCCTCCTGCCGCACAACGTCCAGAAGCTGGCTCGGATCCATGGTTATCATCGGGTCATAGACACGCCGCTAGATGGCCGAGTCTCCGGTCTCTCCGGTGCGTATGCGCACCACCTCTTCGATGGGCGAAACGAAGATCTTGCCGTCGCCCACCTTGCCGGTGCGCGCGACCTTCTGCACTTCTTCAAGCACGCCGCGGACCAGGTCGTCTTCCACGACAACTTCGATGCGCACCTTGGGCACGAAGTCCACCTGGTATTCTGCCCCTCGGTAGACCTCCTTGTGGCCGCGCTGGCGACCGAATCCCTTGATTTCGCTGACGGACAGACCCTTGATTCCGAGCTTGGTCAGCGCGTCCTTCACCTCGTCGAGCTTGTGCGGCCTTGTGATGATCTCAATCTTTTTCATGGCGTCTTACGCTCCTTGGCTTACAGCTGGTATCCTGTCTCGCTGTGCTCGCTTACGTCAAGGCCGGATTCCTCGGCCTCAGGGCTGACGCGCAATCCGAAGAGAACATCCACGATCTTGAAAAGCGCATAGCTCATGACGAAGCAGAACAACCAGGTAGCCACGATGGAAATAATCTGAATCCAGGCCTGACCGGCATTGCCGAAGAACAGGCCAGTGGCCCCGACGGATGCGAAGAGGCCGGTGGCCAAAGCGCCCCATGTGCCGCCCAGACCGTGAATGCCCACCACGTCCAGGGAATCGTCGTAACCGAGCTTGGATTTGAGCAGCACGCCCAGGTAGCAGATCACGCCTGAGGCAAGGCCGATGACGATCGCGCTCATGGGACCCACAAAACCGGCAGCCGGGGTGATCGCCACGAGACCGGCCAGCACGCCGGAGGCTGCGCCCAGTGTGGTGGGCTTGCCGTGATGCATCCACTCCACCCCTATCCAGCTGAGCGCCGCGGCGGCTGCCGCCAGTTGGGTCGTCACAAAGGCGTTCGCGGCCAGTCCGTCGGCGGAAAGGGCGCTGCCCGCGTTGAAACCAAACCAGCCGAACCAGAGAATGCCTGCGCCCAGGATGGTCATGGGCAGGTTGTGCGGAAGAATGGGCTCCTTGCCGTATCCTTTGCGCCGGCCCAGGCAGAGAGCGCCGGCCAGGGCAGCCGCGCCGGAACTCATGTGCACCACGGCGCCGCCTGCAAAGTCCAGCGCGCCCATCTCGCCCATCCAGCCGCCTCCCCACACCCAGTGCGCCATCGGGCAGTACACCAGAATGAGCCACAGGGTCGAAAAGACCATGAGCGACCCGAACTTCATGCGCT encodes:
- a CDS encoding HD domain-containing protein, with the translated sequence MDPSQLLDVVRQEAGKAPGKAGRPWEKAALAMDRYLKLRLGEAVRGPSRGAHSFAPGISASQEKGTVADSFGRNVQVAVVALGGYGRKELCPRSDVDILLLVQENAQSAEAVERIAGHILHPLWDEGFEVGHGVRTVRECIELAQDDLAAATAHLDARYIAGSRKLFTELNTALGRDAARRCDTLADALRQAAAERAADYGDAAMLMAPDLKNGRGGLRDVQTMFWLLKLYPEGAANGHPLREFFGVEDRAELESARKALLRARCALQRLARSKRNRLVLDEAPDYARACGITTEDPAIAGERFIAMAHEAAYVVRAGWVQFWRVWESSSTAVRHQEDLRPSELLFFAASTGEPLTLAQRRRIRHALAGGGAKDFEPVLERLPGIMATPGCMVFLEECFETGVLGALIPEFGRIQALVHYDGFHTHTQGRHALETVREMRGLLGDNADSEPPAADMPADWLAELVGRALEAYSPEEFAMAALLHDVGKPHPDHEAEGERIMAAIMERRDESVEVAERIRFLVGNHLLLSLTALREDLAEESVIAKIAAQVGSREHLAALMLLTIADARATGPTAWNAWLASLLRELVDMVDHMLAVGPLAAPHAAQALMSARDKVRQEAKGRFEPADVERWLDRMPPRYLLTRDAAEIVRHMEEIERLKADLAEDFRRKPSGRGGLGVNRILAEPAGQGLHRITLFAQDAPGLFATFTGAMALQQLVLHAADVFTLADGTAVDIFTVGGMPDALYPEEVFSRLSAHIREASAGRLDLAYRLAERRTSPLAPPEPTGIPCSAVLKHELSRVYTVIEVSVPARYGVLYDMACALRDADVDVCQAKLALRGPELTVAFSVREQTGGMLDSKQADAAAAALCHAVEGVGAPATHPPS
- a CDS encoding P-II family nitrogen regulator; amino-acid sequence: MKKIEIITRPHKLDEVKDALTKLGIKGLSVSEIKGFGRQRGHKEVYRGAEYQVDFVPKVRIEVVVEDDLVRGVLEEVQKVARTGKVGDGKIFVSPIEEVVRIRTGETGDSAI
- a CDS encoding ammonium transporter; its protein translation is MNMADNAFILVCAALVMFMTPGLAMFYAGLVRSKNVLGTIMQSFIMLGLVSVLWAVVGYSLAFGTDIGGVIGSLNFAFLNGVGMDTANSPADNLPHMTFMIFQCMFAVITPALITGAFAERMKFGSLMVFSTLWLILVYCPMAHWVWGGGWMGEMGALDFAGGAVVHMSSGAAALAGALCLGRRKGYGKEPILPHNLPMTILGAGILWFGWFGFNAGSALSADGLAANAFVTTQLAAAAAALSWIGVEWMHHGKPTTLGAASGVLAGLVAITPAAGFVGPMSAIVIGLASGVICYLGVLLKSKLGYDDSLDVVGIHGLGGTWGALATGLFASVGATGLFFGNAGQAWIQIISIVATWLFCFVMSYALFKIVDVLFGLRVSPEAEESGLDVSEHSETGYQL